TATAACAGATTTATCGATCCCGACGATGAACTGTTTTAGCTCAATTTAAGTTTAAGAACAGTATTACATCCACCGTCAATGACGGTAAACAGCGAGTATTCTGTTAATTCATTCCTTCCTTGGTTTTCCGATCTGCTCTTAAGCAACTAAAGTATAACAATGCATGATATATATTATTGAATGGTAGATCGCTTTTAGTTTTAGAGTTAATTAAAAAGCAATAGTCAACCAATCAAGAATAAGATAGCATAACATCAATAAGGTCTCAGTTAGCTTTATTGTGAGGCTGTATATAAGTATTTCATTCCTCATGGAAAATTCTAGAACAATTTAAAATATCTTGTGATAACGGATGAAGTCCTTAAGCATATGACCTAACAAGAATTGTCTCTTATctctatttttttctaattcCGCTTTACAAATCCTCAAAGAAATGCGCCGGTAACTGGAGAGCTAAGAGGATAGATCACTGACGTCTGTTAGCTCACGTCCCGGAATACTCTAGCTTGAATCTGCGACCCCGTCATGCTCAAGGCAGGAAATACTcgaaaaaatttgaaaactcaTCCTGTGTACATGTAACTACAAATGTCCAGCTCATCTTTTAGTGCTTCGTAATGTTTCGAAAGAAAACGCTgatatatttttagttttgacaAACTTCTCCTAAGTGTTTTGCTTCAAGGTCAGAATTTTATTGAGGCTTGAAATCGATACTTTTgttgtgaagaaaaataacttCTAAATATACAATTTTTACAGATATCCATCTTTTGCTATATATACTTGTAATAGACATGAGCCTTCGGTTTACGATTTTTACTGATGTTTTTTCAGAAAAGGCCATCTACCAGTTGAAGAAGTAAACTCTGTGAAGCGTCAAGGTTTCAgcgttgtttgtttgtttaagaAAACGTCTTAGCATAAGAACAAAAGGTAAAAGTGGattttagacaaaaaaaaaaatataattaaataaacttgaaaataaGCACAAAGGGTGTTTACGACTCCCACACATTGGTTCTTTGTCCTCTTTGTAACTTGGAGGAAAGAAAGTGATGCATTCCCTACAAATTATTTGCTCTTTCGTTCGTTCGACGCGAGCAGTAAGTGACAAATTCAATGCAGCCTTTCTAAgaaacgttttatttttttaaatgaaaatatacTACAGATGAAATTGTAATTCGCTAGCTAATGTAATATCACCGCCGTTAACTCGATCGGTTGACAGCTTGTTTTGTCCCGAGTGGCTCACAGAGTAACgaatatttacaaaaatatctaatatatattatattctTTAGCATAAATAGAGGTAGCTAAGTGATCAGTTTTATATGTTTCCTTATAATGTTCATCAAGAATTCAAGGAAATATAATCGTCCAATTTCTCCTACCGCACGTATGGTGAATGAAATGTCACCAGTCCAGTAAAGCTCAGTTCATTTGAGAAGTCACACCAGTGGAATCATTACATAAGGAACATTTCAACAAAGTTCCTCCAGAAGTAAAGGATTAGGGAAGAGATGACTCAGCATTGCGTAGAACTCAAGCTGTTGCTCCTTAGCTCGGAAAAGTCAAAACTAGACAAGTCCAAGTCTAATGAATTCGACTTTTGCGGTTTGATAACTTTCGTGGTTTTCTCACTTAAAGTTCTCAGGTGACACCCTTCTGTTGAAAAACTTCTTGTTCGCTGCAGTTCAGGCTCTGATGTAGAAGAAACTAATCTTACTTCTTCCTGGGAATCCGTTGATTCTGTGGACAGTCTTCTAAGCAAGGAATTGTCAAAAGAAGGTCTTGGTTCACCACCTAGTAGCGATTGTTTTCTTCGATTTCGGGCGCTAAAGCCCATGTCTTCTAAAATGTCGTATTTTTCGCCTCCACAAAGAGCTGTAATGATAGATTGAGATAAATTGTCAGTCACAAGCTTGCTTACTGCAAAATGCACGCCATTATCTTGCATAAATTGCATCTGTAGATCGAAACTCATCTAGAACTTTTCCACGATACTCCTACGATTTTGGAATCGAACAGTATAGTGTCGATTGCATGTGGAGATAATTGTACCACCTCCCAACCAACGACTTTACCACAAAAGACTGTGTTTGGAATTAATTTCTTTCCTACTCTCAGTTTACAGTTATTAAAACCCAGTGATCAGAAATTACGAAGGATTATAAAGCAGTTATTAGACCAAGAAACAAAACCTTTCCGTTTCCAACCGACACCGAATAAGGTTGCTGCGAAGACGGGGCCCATCCGTTCTCGTGACTTTACTTCTTAACTGGGCAaacagaaaagagaaagaatacATACCTAACAGGCGAAACGCTATGTCTTCCCAATCTCTAGGCTTTCCTTCGTCCACCATCCTCACAAATCGATTAACAGCAGAAATAAAACTCCAAACGTGTttcaaaaggcaaagaaaacgTGTTCAGCGTCTGAGGCACTTGCTCAATTTAGCTCTGAATAAGTCGAAGACAGATGTCCATCTGATTCATTTGATCAGCGATGGCACGCTATTTATAAGCCTTTCAGATGAAATGGACAGGATTATCGGTGCACGAATCGCATTTGTGGGAACTTGACCTTTCGGCTACGGTTTCCTGTTCGTTTTGGCAGGTCCGCCTTTGGAaggtaattaaattatttaaagtttGACACATACCGCTTCTGCTCTTGTGTTACACTATGTACACTTCGAATTCCCACTTAAATAGTTTAAACAATTTAGTCTAAATAGCATTGCAACGCCGGATGACTCTTCACTTGAGCGTCCCACGCGAGACGTCGCGTGAACATTAGAGCCTCGCCCCGTCCCACTGTTTGATCAAGAAAAGTGACgcttcaaaacaaacaaacaaacaaaaacaaacaaaaattcttTTCGTTCACTCAGAGTATTCTCTGTGGGAAGGATTTTCCTTTGGATCATCCTTATCACGTTTTAGAACACATATCTGCACATTCCATCAATCTATTGTCGTATTTATGGTTAATTCACAAACCCATTTCCTTTTACAGAAAGGCACCCCACGTTTTTCGAGTTTGTTCACTAGAGTACAGACCGATAAACTGCACATAGTAAAAGAAATAATCTTTCCGGTCCGCTAAGCTATGCATTTTCCATTTGGGAATGTAAGATCTTTCTAAAGTAAACATGATTTGGAAGCATTTTGAGTGTTTGGGTGCATGGATTTACTGATAAAAAATATGCGTACTTGACTGACACGTGAATCTCCAAACTCACCGATCTTCGTCAAGCTTGACTCGTCAGTTACACAACGTTTGATCAGAAATAATCTAAATATACAGATTTTCGATGTTATCAGCTTGCAACAGTGAAAAATCCAATTGCTTATATACCGTAGCCAAGAAAAGTTATGCTCCCGATCGATCTCAACCAATTTCGTCAATCCACATAGAGTCTGACCTCGATCGGCATGAAATTGAAGTTGATTAACTTGATTAGAACTTTTGGTGACTAAGTTCTAAGCAGTAATTTGTGATGCTGCTTAATTATCAGTTCTGATATACTGCCGTTCCATTAGTCCTAATTTTTATGATCAGTGTATGAATCCAAATTAAATGAATTCTACTATACTTTCCTCGAATTGGTAGTCTCTCTTTATTATGCTACCAGGTGGACAGAATGTTCAAAAATCAAAATGGCTATTCAAATGAATCCTTTAAGCTAGTGAGCACATTTTAACCGAGTAGCAAATACATTTAAGTCGGGAAAAAATTTTACCGTGTGTTTATTCAAAGGAAAGCACTTTTAATCgcatttttttccatattttactAAATAACCTCTGGAAAATTccgttaatttttattttccacgTTCTTAGACAAAGGTATTTTattgcaaattacttttcttgACCTTCCCCGAAAGTTTTACCTCATTTTTCGTTATACTGATTTCTTAAAAAAGGAATAACATTATTCAAACCGAAATGTCCAAAATCTCTTACGAAAAAAAGACTTCAAAATGTTTCTCGTCAAATAGAAACTAGCGAAGAGTTAGTAACTCCTTGATGCACGTTTGTTCTTTTCCGAGATGTGTTCATAATTGATGTGACGGAAAAACGAAACTAATTGTCGCAATTACACCCTGTCGTCAGTATATAATTCAATGTTGAGGTATCGTTTCATCTTGTGCTTTCCTAATTAACCTTTTCAGTCTAAACTGAAAACTTTCTGCAAATCCCATTTAGCAAATTTATGATGAAGTACAAATGCCAATACAGCGTCGGTAGACAATATGGATCATGTAGAAGGACACACTTGAAGCGTTTTCAATTTTCTCCTAGTCTTACTGgaaatttaaagtttaaaaatctGACTGTTGGATTCGTCATTTAACTAGAAGATCGTAAAAATTCGCGTAAGCTTTCGTGACTTGGAAAACACTTGGTATGCTCATTCCAGCCCCTCGTAAACCGATATTTCAGCTGATGAATTTTTTGTCATATTCAGATTTTATCCGCTCTTTAGAGTTATAAACACCGATACTTCGTAATAAAAATACGTTTATTATATAATCATACTTCCTTCAAAACGTTGTTTATAGTAGACAGCCCTTCGTTATCTCGATTTGTTCTTGAAGTTTGGGAAAGGCTGACCCAGGCAAACCCATTTTTGGTATAATATTCTTAAGGCGAAAGAGATCTGACTCAATGTCGTAGAATTCTCATTTACCTTAGACAAATCGGTATGCTACGTGCCATAAGGCCAATGGCTATTGTGCAGTTGAGGTTAAGAACGGGCAAATACAAAGTTAAAGTTGCATGTTATTAGTTGTTAATGTGTCTTATGTATTCACCTTTTGATTGTGTCGCTGGCAAAATTTGGCGAAACATGGTGGGCGCAAATCACGCAGACAGGAATATAATATGTGTTTCATAAGTAAGAACAAGAATCCATGCACGCGTAGAAGGTCAGATAATTATCAGACACTTATGTTGTCTGCACGTGAGTGGTTGACTGAATAACCGGACTGACCTACCCAGATTCTCAAGCTCATTAATAATTTATGAAGAAGGATTAGTTTCCGTTGAACTGTGCAGATCATCATCGGCCGACAAGCTAGTCGTGTCAAAATGTGTTAATTCGACACGATCACTATAGCAGCGCGCCTCTGACACTGACttgtccccagtcgtctcttaTTAACGAGGGATGCGCGTGGAAGATGCCCGCGGGGGAGATGGGAAGGAGGGAAAAGGGGAGACGATGTCTCTTCCTATTCCCTCTAGCTAtccttcccatcgtccccctcGCCGAAGTGCCGTAACAGTCTCCTGCGACCCTTCCGTGATCGCCTACAAATGATCGAtaagagacgactggggacgagtcagcctCTGACACGAAGCTGTACCATCTGGACGATCGGAACGGTCGCAATCGTCTGGATAGAAGGGAGGTTTATCCGGACCACTATGATCACGATCATGAAAAACTGCTAAAGAACATGTAGATTGGATTGAGGAGATCAGAAGCTATCCAGGTGTCTATCTGAGCGTAAGGTAATGAAGTGtcgaatccaataattgctgTAGACGACCGAATTATTGATACTCGGGCAGACTGTTTAATTTATCCACCACTTAAAACAATCTATGTctgtttcatctgatatccgaACCCCTTCCAagttaatgtaaaaataaaaaaaagaactatcCCGTGTCTGAATCTATTCTATGAAAATACTGCGTGTCCCAAGATAAATGAATTATTCGAGCATACTTTTGCCATTGAAATCAAGACACGACATAGCAAATGAATTAAGAACGTTTCAGAAGTTATGCATTTTCGCGATTGGATTGAATTCATTTTCCTTGGataaacatatttttatttactttgaaAATCATTAATCGACAATCGACCTAATCCATAACGACTATGTCTGCCTAGTAATTCCAGTAATCCTGCCAAAATCAACACAGCAATTATTCAGATATGTGCCAACAAAAAGGTTATCATCGAAATTTGTTTCTTAAATGGTTTCTTTCGCAATATTGGACGTTGTCTTAAAGCTTCTTAATGAGGCTGTGTCCCGgagacgggggggggggggctaactCCCTAATACTTGccttataggtatgtgccgccccaaaaggtatggtttttgcgctttttggtctgaaaacgggtaaaGACTTTGTGATTTTGGTCTGaattctggtatggttttcgagggaattTGGGACTGCATGgacgtatttgtcgtttcaatgccaaataaataagaaagaaagagcaatatgcaaattcgaaatgaagtttaagaaatctttttgttggcgttctaatctactgaatttgacaaatttttgtGATacgggggaggtggggggggggggtctttgTTATACAGGTCATAAGGTGCCGTCCCCAAGGGTATAGTTTTTGTGCCGTTTGGGTCTGAAAACTGGTACAAACTTTACCGAcctattttggtctggaattgggTATGGTCGGTATGGTTTCCGAGAGAACTAAGGAGTGTATAAACGTATTTGTCGCTTcaaataaagaagaaagaaaagattaaTATGCCAATTCAAAATGCAATTTAATAAATCTTTGTTTTGGCTTCTAATCTAAGAAACTGATGACATA
The genomic region above belongs to Porites lutea chromosome 12, jaPorLute2.1, whole genome shotgun sequence and contains:
- the LOC140921341 gene encoding uncharacterized protein — protein: MVDEGKPRDWEDIAFRLLALCGGEKYDILEDMGFSARNRRKQSLLGGEPRPSFDNSLLRRLSTESTDSQEEVRLVSSTSEPELQRTRSFSTEGCHLRTLSEKTTKVIKPQKSNSLDLDLSSFDFSELRSNSLSSTQC